A genomic region of Xiphophorus couchianus chromosome 18, X_couchianus-1.0, whole genome shotgun sequence contains the following coding sequences:
- the LOC114133685 gene encoding claudin-4-like, protein MLNINATPRSGPLRPGPVRPAASCFWLWQQREERRPPVGVMKRQLEIAALGVAAAGWLAAVLTRCLALWTVSGTLDNQTASLPAYWDGVWLQWDHWDLAHDGSLHCSFYQSLMSLSGSFRTWRALIMAAIGVGGFAMVVGGVGLVWFPQRGQIKVFSGSFFIVAGILLLVPTAWTCHHTSQPLEGAVPLRRDWGPALYLGWISFALMLVGGVFLTTRCPAAGVQEGQPGGPEEEASNPLSTINRTAFTNSQYNRRSPPI, encoded by the coding sequence ATGTTGAACATTAACGCAACGCCCCGCTCCGGCCCGCTCCGCCCCGGCCCGGTCCGGCCCGCTGCCAGCTGTTTCTGGCTTTGGCAGCAGAGGGAAGAGAGGAGGCCGCCGGTCGGAGTCATGAAGCGGCAGCTGGAGATCGCCGCCCTCGGCGTGGCCGCCGCAGGTTGGCTGGCCGCCGTCCTGACTCGCTGCCTGGCGCTGTGGACGGTCAGCGGGACGCTCGACAACCAGACAGCCAGCCTGCCTGCCTACTGGGATGGGGTGTGGCTACAGTGGGATCACTGGGATCTGGCCCACGATGGCAGCCTGCACTGCTCTTTCTACCAATCCCTGATGTCTCTTTCTGGAAGTTTTCGCACGTGGAGGGCTCTCATCATGGCCGCCATTGGAGTCGGGGGCTTCGCCATGGTGGTCGGAGGAGTGGGGCTGGTTTGGTTCCCACAGAGGGGCCAGATCAAGGTGTTTTCTGGGAGTTTTTTCATCGTGGCTGGGATCCTGTTGCTGGTTCCCACAGCCTGGACGTGCCACCACACCAGccagccactagagggcgcgGTGCCGCTCAGGAGAGACTGGGGACCTGCTCTGTACCTCGGATGGATCTCCTTCGCGTTGATGCTGGTCGGTGGGGTGTTTCTGACCACCAGATGCCCCGCCGCTGGGGTGCAGGAGGGGCAGCCTGGCGGCCCCGAGGAGGAGGCCAGCAACCCGCTGAGCACCATCAACAGAACCGCGTTCACAAACAGCCAATACAACCGCAGGTCGCCGCCCATCTGA
- the sbds gene encoding ribosome maturation protein SBDS, which yields MSIFTPTNQIRLTNVAVVRMKKGGKRFEIACYKNKVMSWRSGAEKDLDEVLQTHSVFVNVSKGQMAKKDDLVKAFGTGDQTEICKQILSKGELQVSDKERQSQLEAMFRDIATIVAEKCVNPDTKRPYTVGLIERAMKDIHYSVKPNKSTKQQALEVIRQLKETMEIQRAHMRLRLEVPAKEAKRLREKLKPLLQVVESEEFDEELEMVVLVDPGCFREIDELIRCETKGRGSLEVLSLKDVEEGDEKL from the exons atgtctaTATTCACCCCAACAAACCAGATCCGGCTGACCAACGTCGCTGTGGTTCGGATGAAGAAGGGCGGGAAGCGGTTTGAAATCGCGtgctacaaaaacaaagtcatgagCTGGAGATCAGGCGC AGAGAAGGACCTGGACGAGGTGCTGCAGACACACTCTGTTTTTGTCAATGTTTCCAAAGGTCAGATGGCGAAGAAGGATGATCTGGTGAAAGCTTTTGGAACAGGTGATCAAACAGAAATCTGCAAGCAG ATTTTGTCCAAAGGGGAACTCCAGGTGTCTGACAAGGAGAGGCAGAGCCAGCTGGAGGCGATGTTCAGAGACATCGCCACCATCGTGGCGGAGAAGTGTGTGAATCCAGACACTAAGAGGCCTTACACCGTCGGTCTGATCGAGCGAGCGATGAAGGACATCCACTACTCTGTGAAGCCCAACAAGAGCACCAAGCAGCAG GCCCTGGAAGTGATCCGGCAGCTGAAGGAGACCATGGAGATCCAGAGAGCCCACATGCGGCTGCGGCTGGAGGTGCCGGCCAAGGAGGCCAAGAGGCTGAGGGAGAAGCTGAAGCCGCTGCTGCAGGTGGTGGAGAGCGAGGAGTTTGACGAAGAGCTGGAAATG GTGGTTCTGGTGGATCCCGGCTGCTTCAGGGAGATCGATGAGCTGATCCGCTGCGAGACCAAAGGCCGAGGCTCTCTGGAGGTGCTGAGCCTGAAGGACGTGGAGGAAGGAGACGAGAAGCTTTAG
- the cldnj gene encoding claudin j: protein MQCFRLDTQSLFVVFLTDFKARMALQELGISLSMMGVAGTMLICGLPMWKVTAFIGTHLVVMQVFWEGLWMTCVSEYTGQMQCKLYDALLDLSPDLQAARGLVCISLVLGCLGFLIFILGARCTNCLGHPRIKARVVIGSGAIFCLSALTTVVAVAWTANTIITDFHNPRVPEVLKRELGAAIYIGFVSSGLLFCGGAVLCVTCPPEPDRFPSSGYMLAKTPTRSSYAIKNYV, encoded by the coding sequence ATGCAGTGTTTCCGATTGGACACTCAGAGcctatttgttgtgtttttaacagaCTTTAAGGCTCGCATGGCTCTGCAGGAGCTGGGCATCAGCCTGTCCATGATGGGCGTCGCCGGCACCATGTTGATCTGCGGCCTGCCCATGTGGAAGGTCACAGCGTTCATCGGCACCCACCTGGTGGTGATGCAGGTATTCTGGGAGGGCTTGTGGATGACCTGCGTCAGCGAGTACACGGGCCAGATGCAGTGCAAGCTCTACGACGCCCTGCTGGACCTGTCGCCGGACCTCCAGGCGGCCCGCGGCCTCGTTTGCATCAGCCTGGTGCTGGGCTGTCTGGGGTTCCTCATCTTCATACTGGGAGCTCGCTGCACCAACTGCCTGGGCCACCCGCGGATCAAAGCGCGGGTGGTGATCGGCTCCGGCGCCATCTTCTGCCTGTCCGCGCTCACCACCGTGGTCGCTGTCGCCTGGACCGCCAACACCATCATCACGGATTTCCACAACCCCAGAGTTCCCGAGGTGCTGAAGAGAGAGCTGGGCGCGGCTATCTACATTGGGTTTGTGTCGTCTGGGCTGCTGTTCTGTGGAGGAGCCGTTCTCTGCGTGACCTGcccaccagaaccagacagattCCCGTCCAGCGGCTACATGCTGGCCAAGACTCCCACCCGGAGCAGCTACGCCATCAAGAACTACGtatga